Proteins encoded within one genomic window of Leptodactylus fuscus isolate aLepFus1 unplaced genomic scaffold, aLepFus1.hap2 HAP2_SCAFFOLD_260, whole genome shotgun sequence:
- the LOC142187863 gene encoding uncharacterized protein LOC142187863, with product MAIFVNDPAWTAEARNHMSTRILELALEIISLITGEDYTVVKKSSGECVTPRVSGGWSRTPSPITEPPPHSLRHEQKILELTSRITELLSGEVPIRCQDVTVYFSMEEWEYLEGHKDLYKEVMMEDQQPLTSADGSRPMNPPKRCPRPPYSQDCPEDPELNVPLDPQATNYVLHVGSFRESDECGTRSEMEIPILVSETVQDQSSGVHGHLSAGYQVEDNLHQLSNMFACSDRGQQYTKKSNLSMQERIHGEDRPFTCLECGKSYGRKSHLVKHKRIHTGEKPFLCVECGKCFIDKGALKQHQRIHAEEKPYSCAECGKCFKIKCNFERHQRIHTGEKPYSCPECGKCFSQKPHLIEHQKTHTGERPFSCSKCGKCFTTHSSLYHHQRIHTGQKPFSCGECGKCFLRKGSLKKHQEIHMEVRPSSCPKCEKCFKS from the exons ATGGCAATTTTTGTCAACGACCCTGCATGGACGGCCGAGGCCAGAAACCACATGTCTACCAGGATATTAGagctggccctggagatcatctccttgatcactggagag gattacacagtagtgaagaagtcatctggtgagtgtgtgacaccccgtgtgtcaggaggatggagcaggaccccgagccccatcaccgagcctccacctcattcactgagacatgagcagaagatcctagaacttaccagcaggatcactgagctgctgagcggagag gttcctataaggtgtcaggatgtcactgtctatttctccatggaggagtgggagtatttagaaggacacaaggatctgtacaaggaggtgatgatggaggatcagcagcccctcacatcagcag ATGGATCCAGACCAATGAATCCACCaaagagatgtccccgtcctccatATTCCCAGGATTGTCCAGAGGATCCAGAGCTGAATGTCCCGCTGGATCCTCAG GCCACTAACTACGTCCTTCATGTTGGATCTTTCCGGGAAAGTGATGAATGTGGAACGAGGAGTGAAATGGAAATCCCCATATTAGTGTCAGAGACTG ttCAGGACCAGTCGAGCGGAGTCCACGGACATCTCTCTGCCGGTTATCAAGTAGAAGATAATCTACATCAACTGAGTAACATGTTTGCATGTTCTGATCGTGGACAACAGTATACAAAGAAATCCAATCTTTCCATGCAGGAGAGAATTCACGGAGAAGACCGGCCATTTACATGTCTGGAATGTGGGAAAAGTTATGGGAGGAAATCGCATCTTGTTAAACacaagagaattcacacaggagagaagccatttttatgcgtcgaatgtgggaaatgttttatagataaaggTGCCCTTAAGCAGCACCAGAGAATCCACGCGGaggagaagccgtattcatgcgcggagtgtgggaaatgttttaagatTAAATGTAATTTTgagagacatcagagaattcacacaggagagaagccatattcatgtccagaatgtgggaagtgttttagtCAGAAACCACATCTTATAGAACATCAGAAGACTCACACGGGCGAGAGGCCGTTTTCGTGCTCCaaatgcgggaaatgttttacaacacATTCAAGTCTTTATCATCATCAGCGAATTCACACGGGacagaaaccattttcatgtggAGAATGTGGGAAGTGCTTTCTGCGTAAAGGTTCTCTTAAGAAACATCAAGAAATTCACATGGAGGTGAGACCTTCATCGTGTCCCAAATGTGAAAAATGCTTCAAGTCTTGA